A window of the Dickeya dianthicola NCPPB 453 genome harbors these coding sequences:
- a CDS encoding GntR family transcriptional regulator produces the protein MIMKRSDEQGAVSFGRLDEFEGAPRYEVVKRYISESILVGELAAGTVLPSENALAADFGVSVGTVRKALAALTAEGMLMRRRKTGTVVTGWAPLHNLSHFFRYFRLHGKDGRLLNSQTILLDYHRALATEQEVEKLQLQPGDSVIYLKRLRKIDDAPAMHETMVLPEARLPDFPAQESVPSLLYRFLIDCYDIRVAAVREQITAELANEEDLRLLELQAPQAIMVIDEVSFDQSARPVILAHHRFTTGNFMYVNEIR, from the coding sequence ATGATAATGAAAAGATCTGACGAGCAGGGTGCCGTGAGTTTTGGGCGTCTTGATGAATTTGAAGGTGCCCCACGTTACGAGGTAGTGAAACGCTATATCAGCGAATCGATTCTGGTAGGCGAACTGGCTGCCGGTACGGTTCTGCCCAGTGAGAACGCGCTGGCGGCCGATTTTGGCGTTTCGGTGGGGACGGTGCGCAAAGCGCTGGCGGCGCTGACCGCTGAAGGGATGCTGATGCGTCGCCGTAAAACCGGCACGGTAGTGACCGGATGGGCACCGTTGCACAACCTGAGCCATTTCTTCCGCTATTTTCGCCTGCACGGCAAGGATGGCCGCTTGCTCAATTCGCAAACGATCTTGCTGGATTATCATCGGGCGCTGGCGACGGAGCAGGAAGTGGAAAAGCTGCAGTTGCAGCCGGGCGACAGCGTTATCTATCTCAAACGGTTACGAAAGATAGACGATGCACCCGCGATGCATGAAACCATGGTGCTACCGGAAGCCCGCCTGCCAGATTTTCCGGCGCAGGAGTCGGTGCCGTCGCTGCTGTATCGGTTTCTGATCGATTGTTATGACATTCGGGTGGCGGCAGTACGGGAGCAAATTACCGCCGAACTGGCCAACGAGGAAGACTTGCGTTTGCTGGAGTTGCAGGCACCGCAGGCGATTATGGTGATTGACGAAGTCTCGTTCGACCAGAGCGCAAGGCCGGTGATCCTGGCTCATCACCGTTTCACCACGGGGAACTTTATGTACGTCAATGAAATCCGCTGA
- a CDS encoding M20 family metallopeptidase, translated as MSVTSLFQQALAAIANDPDAILQDMNSMLAVDTSFPPGLGYGAFADLMESLLTPLGFRFQRVSVPESLWCSPDGSARGERVNLLATLPGDAAENCNLYFHVDTVPPGDGWHYPPLALSQEGERLIGRGSADMKGTIVATLAALRAAQKYRLKLRFNPVLLLCTDEEGGLYPGIRYLAEQRLFQGHMLSFNGGAAPRIWAGCFGSLDVVIRVTGRSGHSGDSVDGINAIEESLPLMNALMALKRQVEQRTSAMPPPPHFAGKPLTSRLTLAVAQGGSKGSTLPERFELLVNRRYAPEESFDAVWQELTDCITQSMTSSAALSTEYHLIGHLAPVSDPTGPHWPRWQQALGMGFGFRADEFAAWGSASSSDMGWVQQAGIQEILLGGLVRPDNHIHAANEYTTMSDIVALSQSILAYLAEDFSPTQGH; from the coding sequence ATGAGTGTGACATCCCTTTTTCAGCAGGCGCTGGCTGCCATTGCGAATGATCCAGACGCCATTTTACAGGATATGAACAGCATGCTGGCGGTGGATACCAGTTTTCCACCCGGCCTGGGCTATGGTGCGTTCGCCGATCTGATGGAGTCACTGCTAACGCCGCTGGGATTCCGCTTTCAGCGGGTGTCGGTGCCCGAATCCCTCTGGTGTTCGCCGGATGGTAGCGCACGCGGAGAGCGCGTCAACCTGCTGGCGACGCTGCCCGGCGACGCGGCAGAGAACTGCAACCTCTATTTCCACGTCGATACCGTTCCCCCCGGCGATGGCTGGCATTACCCGCCGCTAGCGCTGAGCCAGGAGGGTGAACGGCTGATCGGTCGCGGTAGCGCCGATATGAAAGGAACGATTGTCGCCACGCTGGCCGCGCTGCGTGCAGCGCAGAAATACCGCCTCAAACTGCGTTTCAACCCAGTGCTGTTGTTATGTACCGACGAAGAAGGCGGGTTGTATCCCGGCATTCGCTATCTGGCGGAACAACGGCTTTTTCAAGGTCATATGTTGAGTTTCAACGGCGGCGCCGCACCGCGCATCTGGGCAGGTTGTTTCGGCAGTCTGGATGTGGTGATCCGCGTGACGGGGCGATCGGGGCATTCCGGCGACTCGGTGGACGGCATCAACGCCATTGAGGAGAGCCTGCCGCTGATGAACGCCCTGATGGCGCTGAAACGGCAGGTTGAACAACGGACCTCCGCCATGCCGCCGCCGCCCCATTTTGCCGGCAAACCGCTGACCTCCCGCCTGACACTGGCGGTGGCGCAAGGTGGCAGCAAAGGCTCCACGCTGCCGGAACGTTTTGAGCTGCTGGTCAACCGTCGCTACGCCCCCGAAGAGTCGTTCGACGCGGTCTGGCAAGAATTGACCGACTGCATCACGCAATCCATGACCTCCTCCGCCGCGCTGAGTACGGAATACCACCTGATCGGCCATCTGGCACCGGTCAGCGACCCTACCGGGCCGCACTGGCCGCGCTGGCAACAAGCACTCGGCATGGGGTTTGGTTTTCGCGCCGACGAATTCGCCGCCTGGGGTTCCGCCAGCAGTTCCGACATGGGATGGGTACAACAGGCGGGTATTCAGGAAATTCTGTTAGGGGGTCTGGTGCGGCCGGATAACCACATTCACGCCGCCAATGAATACACCACGATGTCGGACATCGTCGCTTTATCCCAGTCTATTCTGGCCTATCTGGCCGAGGACTTTTCGCCAACCCAGGGTCATTAA
- a CDS encoding ABC transporter substrate-binding protein — MCAMKGINRRQFITHTTLMTGAAMLPWSFHANAADASVMTAGGTPQKGGTLRISVDQAINMLNPQQARVNPEYLLAELLYSGLTRLTQEMKAEPDLAASWQPNADLTQWTFTLRPNLKFSDGTPLTAEDVVASLSAILDPKNASPGMRNIGPIKELHADGNDNVVIITQVPYADLPVMLAYPDARIVPAAIAQGQLARLSKEALGAGPFMLSSYEPERKIVVKRNPYYYDPNRPYLDAVEIVVYPDAIAESSALIAGDTDLMLAAQPSEFKRLSAASGIQPLRVPSGQFLNINMGCDQKPFNDVRVRQALALCIDRKAMVDFVADSYGTPGNDTPINASYPWYRNLPLRQPDYAKAKALLAEAGYPDGLDLTLIASDKPASRTQLGIAVREMAKPAGFRINVQTMAHSTYLDQVWKKGNFYVGFYNMQPSPDAVFSLLYTSDAAWNETRWNNADFDAAVAGARGTTDDVKRREFYGKAQQLMHEQVPSVIPAFFNLLSASRDSVRGYALHPRAAVFRLDHVWLTAQASTRRS, encoded by the coding sequence ATGTGTGCAATGAAAGGAATAAACAGACGGCAGTTTATTACCCACACCACGCTGATGACTGGCGCAGCCATGCTACCGTGGTCATTCCATGCTAACGCGGCTGACGCCAGCGTCATGACGGCGGGAGGTACGCCGCAAAAAGGCGGCACCCTGCGCATCAGCGTCGATCAGGCTATCAATATGCTCAACCCCCAGCAGGCGCGCGTCAACCCCGAGTACCTGCTGGCTGAACTGCTCTACAGCGGCCTGACGCGTCTGACACAGGAGATGAAGGCCGAACCGGATTTGGCCGCCAGTTGGCAGCCCAATGCTGACCTGACGCAGTGGACATTTACCCTGCGCCCCAACCTGAAATTCAGCGACGGCACGCCGTTGACCGCCGAGGATGTCGTCGCCAGCCTCTCAGCCATTCTGGATCCCAAAAACGCGTCGCCGGGGATGCGTAACATTGGTCCCATCAAAGAGTTGCATGCCGATGGCAACGACAACGTGGTGATCATCACCCAGGTACCTTACGCCGACCTGCCCGTGATGCTGGCGTACCCAGACGCCAGAATCGTCCCCGCCGCTATTGCGCAGGGGCAACTGGCTCGGCTATCCAAAGAAGCGCTGGGCGCTGGCCCCTTCATGCTGTCGTCGTATGAACCAGAACGCAAAATCGTGGTGAAGCGCAACCCGTATTACTACGACCCGAACCGCCCGTATCTGGATGCCGTGGAGATCGTGGTTTATCCCGACGCTATCGCCGAAAGCTCCGCGCTGATCGCCGGTGATACTGACCTGATGCTGGCGGCACAGCCCAGCGAGTTCAAACGTCTGTCCGCCGCTTCGGGCATCCAGCCGCTGCGCGTCCCATCGGGCCAGTTCCTCAATATCAACATGGGTTGCGACCAGAAACCTTTTAACGACGTACGGGTACGCCAGGCGCTGGCACTGTGCATCGATCGCAAAGCGATGGTCGATTTCGTCGCCGACAGTTACGGCACACCGGGTAACGACACGCCGATCAACGCCTCGTATCCGTGGTATCGCAACCTGCCGCTGCGCCAACCTGACTACGCCAAGGCCAAAGCGCTGCTGGCAGAAGCCGGTTACCCGGATGGACTCGATTTAACCTTGATCGCGTCGGATAAACCGGCCTCCCGTACCCAGTTGGGGATCGCGGTACGCGAAATGGCCAAGCCCGCCGGTTTTCGTATCAACGTGCAGACCATGGCCCACAGTACCTACCTCGATCAGGTGTGGAAGAAAGGCAACTTTTACGTCGGCTTCTACAATATGCAGCCTTCACCGGACGCCGTGTTCTCACTGCTCTACACCTCCGATGCGGCCTGGAACGAAACCCGCTGGAACAATGCCGATTTTGACGCCGCCGTCGCTGGCGCACGCGGCACCACCGACGACGTCAAGCGCCGGGAGTTCTACGGTAAAGCACAACAGTTGATGCATGAACAGGTGCCGTCGGTCATCCCAGCGTTCTTTAACCTGCTCTCCGCCAGCCGGGATTCCGTGCGCGGCTATGCGCTGCATCCACGCGCCGCCGTGTTCCGTCTCGACCATGTCTGGCTGACGGCGCAAGCGTCGACACGCCGAAGCTGA
- a CDS encoding ABC transporter permease, which translates to MSASYLLKRLLLVIYTLLVVSVLVFSITQLLPADAAVTLLGQHATPEALAAVRARLGLDAPAWVQYWHWLAAALHGDFGISMRTNLPVAPTLLTALSRSLLLAVCALSLMLLVALPLGVWAAVRKGKLADVLVSVLSYIGISFPEFVTATLMLLLFADIWQLLPATGYVPLSENLIDGVRHLVLPSATVAMILVAHVSRMVRSEMVDVLHTDYIRAAWLKGLSRRRILWRHALRNGLLPTITIVALDVGYLLGGIVVVEEIFAIPGIGRELIVAVQARDLPTIQGGVMILASTYAVVNFLADLAYATLDQRIHYV; encoded by the coding sequence GTGAGCGCAAGCTATCTGTTAAAACGTCTGCTGTTGGTGATCTACACCCTGCTGGTGGTATCCGTACTGGTATTCAGCATTACCCAACTGCTGCCTGCCGACGCCGCGGTCACCCTGCTCGGCCAGCATGCCACCCCTGAGGCGCTGGCGGCGGTCAGGGCCCGCCTCGGGCTGGACGCCCCTGCCTGGGTGCAATACTGGCACTGGCTGGCGGCGGCGTTGCACGGTGATTTCGGCATCTCCATGCGGACCAACCTGCCGGTCGCGCCCACGCTGCTCACCGCCCTATCCCGCTCGCTGTTGCTGGCGGTGTGTGCCCTGTCGCTGATGCTGCTGGTGGCGCTGCCGCTCGGCGTCTGGGCCGCGGTCCGAAAAGGCAAACTGGCGGACGTGCTGGTCAGCGTACTGTCCTACATCGGTATTTCCTTTCCCGAGTTCGTTACCGCCACGCTGATGTTGCTGCTGTTCGCCGATATCTGGCAGTTGTTGCCAGCGACCGGTTACGTGCCGCTCAGCGAGAACCTGATTGACGGCGTGCGCCATCTGGTGCTGCCGTCGGCGACGGTGGCGATGATTCTGGTCGCGCATGTCTCACGTATGGTGCGCTCGGAAATGGTGGATGTGCTGCATACCGACTATATCCGGGCAGCCTGGCTGAAAGGGCTATCGCGCCGCCGTATCCTGTGGCGCCACGCGCTGCGCAACGGCCTGTTGCCGACCATCACTATCGTGGCATTGGACGTGGGCTATCTGCTCGGCGGCATCGTGGTGGTGGAAGAGATTTTCGCTATTCCCGGTATCGGCCGGGAGCTTATCGTCGCGGTGCAGGCGCGCGATCTCCCCACTATTCAGGGCGGTGTGATGATCCTGGCCTCCACCTATGCGGTCGTCAATTTTCTGGCCGACCTCGCCTACGCCACGCTAGACCAGCGGATTCACTATGTTTGA
- a CDS encoding ABC transporter permease gives MFDVLKKLLHTPQGVAGLGILLLALITVCAGVHLAPADPEAISILARYKAPSAMHWFGTDQLGRDILSRVLVGARTTILYSLLATSLAMVAGSVIGTASAYLGGRMDEGIMRTMDAVMSIPSLLFALLIVSTLGQSSLNAVLAITIAFVPGMVRIARSVALAARQQDYVNAAIARGESSGYIILREMLPNIVAPIIVESTIRVSFAIMLFATLSFLGLGAQPPQPEWGLMVSEARAYFFNAPWMMLIPGLAIAIVAIGFNLLGDGLRDVLNPRSH, from the coding sequence ATGTTTGACGTACTCAAAAAACTACTGCATACCCCACAAGGGGTCGCCGGGCTTGGCATCCTGCTACTGGCGCTGATTACCGTGTGCGCGGGCGTTCATCTGGCCCCCGCCGACCCGGAGGCTATCTCCATTCTGGCACGCTATAAAGCGCCCAGCGCCATGCACTGGTTCGGCACCGATCAGTTGGGACGCGACATCCTCAGCCGGGTACTGGTCGGTGCCCGCACCACTATTCTTTATTCTCTACTGGCCACCTCACTGGCGATGGTGGCAGGCTCGGTTATCGGCACCGCCAGCGCGTATCTGGGCGGCAGGATGGATGAAGGCATCATGCGCACTATGGATGCCGTCATGTCGATCCCCAGCCTGCTGTTCGCCTTACTGATTGTCAGCACACTAGGGCAGAGTAGCCTGAATGCGGTGCTGGCTATCACCATCGCCTTTGTGCCGGGCATGGTACGCATCGCCCGTAGTGTGGCGTTGGCCGCGCGCCAACAGGATTACGTCAATGCCGCCATCGCCCGCGGCGAATCCTCCGGCTATATCATCCTGCGGGAGATGCTGCCCAATATTGTGGCGCCCATCATTGTGGAATCCACTATTCGCGTGTCGTTCGCCATTATGCTGTTCGCCACCCTGAGCTTCCTCGGACTGGGCGCACAACCGCCACAACCGGAATGGGGGCTGATGGTATCCGAAGCCCGCGCCTACTTCTTTAACGCTCCCTGGATGATGCTGATCCCTGGGCTTGCGATCGCCATCGTCGCTATCGGTTTCAACCTGCTTGGCGATGGGCTACGCGACGTTCTGAATCCGAGGAGTCACTGA
- a CDS encoding dipeptide ABC transporter ATP-binding protein, whose translation MDKHDAILTTTSTPVLAVKDYSLDYTLPDGSHLPVLRDITLHVNRGDVVGLVGESGSGKTTLGWAIMRWLASNARERTGEIHLGGLNLRTLATDKLHALRGGKLGMIFQDPSASLNPTLTLGEQVTEVLRRHRRLNAREAQEYAETLLRDVDLKHPALMMQRYPHQVSGGEKQRILIATAFACQPDCLIFDEPTTALDVISSAQILALFERLREETGVAALYISHDLALVSRVTDSVCVLEKGRIVEQADARALFSTPQHAYTRRLIAAVPNPAVRLLDETTPSPHPLLTLSDITIQYGHHRLLDKLLKRQSHQTRAANAVSLTVHEGEILGIVGESGSGKSTLAKAITGLVPFSGELDFRGYTLPGRSQMDKDYRRRVQMIFQHPDASLNPRMRIGDIIARPLRLYGLPNGETETQAVARLLEEVRLPASMASRYPHELSGGQKQRVAIARAFAHPPELVICDEITAALDVSVQATVIELLLELRRRYGTAYLFITHDLNLIQQVAHRIAVMYRGDVLEILPGHAMTEQAQHPYTQALLSAIPTPGALSPAPHSYTE comes from the coding sequence ATGGACAAGCACGACGCCATCCTGACGACAACCTCCACACCCGTGCTGGCGGTTAAAGATTACAGTCTGGACTACACGCTGCCGGACGGTTCTCACCTGCCGGTACTGCGGGACATTACCCTGCACGTAAACCGCGGCGACGTGGTAGGGCTGGTGGGGGAATCCGGCTCCGGCAAAACCACCCTCGGCTGGGCCATTATGCGCTGGCTCGCCAGCAATGCACGGGAACGTACCGGCGAGATTCACCTCGGCGGTTTAAATCTGCGCACGTTGGCGACGGACAAACTGCACGCGCTGCGCGGCGGAAAACTGGGGATGATTTTTCAGGATCCCAGCGCCTCGCTTAACCCAACCCTGACGCTGGGGGAACAGGTGACGGAGGTGCTGCGCCGTCACCGTCGCCTCAATGCCCGGGAAGCGCAGGAATACGCCGAAACTCTGCTGCGCGATGTTGACCTGAAACATCCGGCGCTGATGATGCAGCGCTACCCACACCAGGTTTCCGGCGGCGAAAAGCAGCGCATCCTGATCGCCACCGCCTTCGCCTGTCAGCCAGACTGCCTCATCTTCGACGAACCGACCACCGCACTGGACGTGATAAGCTCGGCACAGATACTGGCGTTGTTTGAACGACTGCGGGAAGAAACCGGCGTGGCGGCGTTGTATATCTCTCACGATCTGGCACTGGTCTCTCGTGTTACCGATAGCGTCTGTGTGCTGGAAAAAGGCCGTATCGTTGAACAGGCGGACGCCAGGGCGTTGTTCAGTACGCCACAGCACGCCTACACCCGTCGGCTGATCGCCGCCGTGCCCAATCCCGCCGTGCGTTTGCTGGATGAAACCACGCCGTCCCCCCACCCTTTACTCACCCTGAGTGACATCACCATCCAGTACGGTCACCACCGGTTGCTGGACAAACTGCTCAAGCGTCAGTCCCATCAAACCCGCGCCGCCAACGCGGTATCGCTCACCGTGCATGAAGGTGAGATTCTGGGGATCGTCGGTGAGTCGGGCTCCGGCAAGTCGACGCTGGCCAAAGCCATCACCGGTCTGGTGCCGTTTAGCGGCGAACTGGATTTTCGCGGTTACACCCTGCCTGGCCGTTCGCAGATGGATAAGGACTATCGCCGTCGGGTGCAAATGATCTTCCAGCACCCGGACGCATCGCTTAATCCGCGTATGCGTATCGGCGACATTATCGCCCGCCCACTGCGGCTGTATGGTCTGCCCAACGGCGAAACCGAAACACAGGCCGTCGCCAGACTGCTGGAGGAAGTACGCCTGCCGGCGTCGATGGCGTCGCGCTATCCCCATGAACTGTCAGGTGGACAAAAACAGCGGGTGGCGATCGCCCGCGCCTTCGCCCACCCGCCAGAACTGGTGATTTGCGACGAGATCACCGCCGCATTGGACGTCTCGGTGCAAGCGACCGTGATAGAACTGCTACTGGAACTGCGGCGACGCTACGGCACCGCCTACCTGTTCATTACCCACGATCTTAACCTGATCCAGCAGGTAGCCCATCGTATCGCGGTGATGTATCGCGGCGACGTGCTGGAGATCCTGCCGGGCCATGCCATGACGGAGCAGGCGCAGCATCCTTACACCCAAGCCTTGCTGTCTGCTATCCCGACGCCCGGTGCTCTATCACCTGCCCCACACTCATACACAGAATGA
- a CDS encoding M20 family metallopeptidase, with amino-acid sequence MTKEQLLQRIDTEFCLRFLANMVQHKSYSATDGERQLAEFMAGRMRELGLETQLTPVPGGRLNAIGTLRGAGGGHSLLFNGHLDTNPVTEGWTVDPWEGKIDDEFIYGIGVSNMKSGDAAYFCALKTLIDAGVKLKGDVVLTYVVGELQGGIGSIAAIEQGIRADYFINAEPTDIQALTMHAGSLMFTIELTGDTRHLSKREQAVDAIAAAVELIPQLNAMTFSGAQSDEHRSINRCHVGTVHGALGRDLEEWRPPQVADFARLKGSARFAPGQTVASVLADIQALLDALCALHPGLKAELFNDGERDKPTMLPFEVSRDSAIVQAVNRAYQQVRGEPQPSGAITPPAFYGTDAAHFYQLAGMEGIVCGPGGKFNTMPDERVHIGDFLDAVRIYLLAILEICQPEAALS; translated from the coding sequence ATGACGAAAGAACAGTTACTACAGCGTATCGATACCGAATTTTGTCTGCGTTTTCTGGCAAACATGGTGCAACACAAAAGCTACAGCGCCACTGACGGCGAACGTCAACTGGCGGAATTCATGGCCGGGCGGATGCGCGAACTCGGGCTGGAAACCCAGCTCACGCCGGTGCCGGGCGGGCGGCTCAATGCCATCGGCACGCTGCGCGGCGCCGGCGGCGGCCACAGCTTGCTGTTCAACGGTCATCTGGATACCAACCCGGTGACGGAAGGCTGGACGGTGGATCCCTGGGAAGGAAAAATCGACGACGAATTCATCTACGGTATCGGCGTGTCCAATATGAAATCCGGCGATGCCGCCTATTTCTGTGCGCTGAAAACGCTGATCGACGCAGGCGTCAAACTGAAAGGCGACGTGGTGCTGACCTACGTGGTCGGGGAGTTACAGGGCGGCATCGGCTCCATCGCAGCGATTGAGCAAGGTATCCGCGCCGACTATTTCATCAACGCCGAACCGACCGATATCCAGGCGCTGACCATGCACGCCGGTTCGTTGATGTTCACCATCGAACTGACCGGCGATACTCGTCATCTCTCCAAACGTGAGCAGGCCGTAGATGCCATCGCCGCTGCCGTGGAGCTGATCCCACAATTGAACGCCATGACGTTCAGCGGCGCGCAGAGCGACGAACACCGCAGCATCAACCGCTGCCATGTCGGCACCGTACACGGTGCGCTGGGGCGCGACCTTGAAGAGTGGCGGCCGCCGCAGGTGGCGGACTTCGCCCGCCTCAAAGGCTCCGCCCGCTTCGCACCGGGGCAGACCGTCGCCAGCGTGCTGGCGGATATTCAGGCCTTGCTGGATGCGCTCTGCGCCCTCCACCCCGGCCTGAAAGCGGAATTGTTCAACGACGGCGAACGGGATAAGCCCACCATGCTGCCGTTCGAAGTGTCCCGTGACTCAGCGATCGTGCAGGCGGTTAACCGCGCCTATCAACAGGTGCGCGGCGAACCACAGCCCAGCGGCGCCATCACGCCGCCCGCGTTTTACGGCACCGACGCCGCCCATTTTTATCAGTTGGCGGGGATGGAGGGGATCGTGTGTGGTCCCGGCGGTAAGTTCAACACCATGCCGGATGAACGCGTTCACATCGGCGATTTTCTCGATGCGGTACGCATCTATCTGCTGGCGATACTGGAGATCTGCCAGCCGGAGGCGGCGTTGTCATAA
- a CDS encoding YciI family protein: protein MLYAITLEYSSPKDQLEQHIDAHKKWLADNIKLGNIIFAGPLENGQGGFILAYGTDSSAVNVALSDDPFVKLGLVRVHISAIEPAIRSGHFHAGWAGNAKAL, encoded by the coding sequence ATGTTATATGCCATTACGCTTGAATATTCCAGCCCGAAAGACCAACTTGAACAGCATATTGATGCACACAAAAAATGGCTTGCGGATAATATCAAGCTAGGGAATATCATTTTTGCCGGTCCATTAGAGAACGGACAAGGTGGATTTATTCTGGCCTACGGGACGGACTCATCGGCAGTCAATGTCGCGTTGTCAGATGATCCGTTCGTCAAACTGGGGTTGGTACGGGTACACATCAGCGCCATTGAACCGGCGATTCGCTCTGGCCATTTCCATGCCGGCTGGGCTGGGAACGCGAAAGCGTTGTGA
- a CDS encoding FMN-dependent NADH-azoreductase, with the protein MNILQIDSSILDGGSVTRQISAEVIEKLIKHYPDATLSYRDVVKHEIRHLTGAIAAGFRQIASASVDSSTLQEHRISEQLVSEFLANDVIVIGVPMYNFSVSSQLKAWLDRIAQAGKTFKYTEKGPVGLSGGRTVIVVSARGGFYTEQPFAGMDFQERYLQAFFGFLGITDVYFIRAEGASKGDEIKNREIQNARASIQTVIDSLAV; encoded by the coding sequence GTGAATATTTTACAGATAGACTCCAGTATTCTTGACGGCGGCTCAGTGACACGGCAGATTTCCGCTGAGGTTATTGAAAAATTAATCAAACATTATCCGGATGCCACTCTGTCTTACCGTGATGTGGTTAAACATGAAATACGTCATCTGACCGGCGCCATTGCCGCGGGATTCCGCCAGATAGCGTCCGCGTCGGTGGACAGCTCGACGTTGCAGGAACATAGGATTTCTGAACAATTGGTGTCAGAATTTTTGGCTAATGACGTGATTGTCATCGGCGTACCAATGTACAACTTTTCAGTATCCAGTCAGTTGAAAGCGTGGCTGGACAGAATTGCACAAGCAGGAAAGACATTTAAATATACCGAAAAAGGACCGGTTGGCCTGTCCGGCGGCAGAACCGTAATTGTGGTTTCTGCGCGCGGTGGCTTTTATACCGAGCAGCCTTTTGCGGGTATGGATTTTCAGGAACGCTATCTTCAGGCTTTTTTCGGATTTCTCGGTATTACCGATGTTTATTTCATTCGCGCGGAAGGTGCGTCAAAAGGCGATGAAATAAAAAATCGTGAAATCCAAAACGCCAGGGCATCCATCCAGACAGTTATTGACTCTCTTGCAGTCTAA
- a CDS encoding alpha/beta hydrolase — protein sequence MTDSRPTWLRHLVIAVGLVLFVSVQPVAEATKIKNIVLVHGAFADGSSWSSVTAKLQGMGYHVTAVQNPLTSLADDVEATENVLQRQQGEVLLVGHSWAGAVVTQAGNAPNVRGIVYLSALVPDSGESAAGLLQRLGAPMDGMAPDSNGLIWLDNPEQYRAVMAGDVPLKKVLELTAVQQPIAATAFGDKVQHAAWKDKPTWYLLTENDNALNSSVQKKISDHIGAKVMSISSSHMSLVSHPDAVANFIDGAAKSIK from the coding sequence ATGACTGATTCCCGTCCTACCTGGCTGCGCCATCTGGTTATCGCCGTGGGTTTGGTTCTCTTCGTTAGTGTTCAACCGGTTGCGGAGGCGACGAAAATTAAGAATATCGTTTTGGTGCATGGCGCATTCGCGGACGGTTCCAGTTGGTCGTCCGTAACGGCCAAATTACAAGGCATGGGATACCATGTCACCGCGGTTCAAAACCCGCTCACCTCGTTGGCCGACGATGTTGAGGCGACGGAAAATGTGCTGCAAAGACAGCAAGGGGAGGTCTTGCTGGTGGGGCATTCATGGGCAGGAGCCGTCGTCACCCAGGCGGGGAATGCGCCAAACGTTCGTGGCATCGTTTATTTATCGGCGCTGGTGCCAGACAGCGGAGAATCCGCCGCTGGTTTATTGCAGCGGCTGGGCGCACCGATGGATGGAATGGCGCCGGATTCAAACGGTTTAATCTGGTTGGATAACCCGGAACAGTATCGTGCGGTTATGGCGGGGGATGTGCCGTTAAAAAAAGTACTGGAATTAACCGCGGTACAACAGCCGATCGCAGCAACAGCGTTTGGCGATAAGGTTCAGCACGCTGCGTGGAAAGATAAACCTACGTGGTATTTGCTGACGGAGAATGACAACGCATTAAATTCATCGGTTCAGAAAAAAATATCTGATCACATCGGTGCAAAAGTCATGTCGATTTCATCCAGTCATATGTCTCTTGTGTCACACCCTGACGCTGTCGCGAATTTTATTGATGGCGCCGCCAAATCAATTAAGTAA
- a CDS encoding acyl carrier protein, which translates to MEQEILALFEKVLSRKVGFNDELIESDILDSILAVDLVLEVQDIYGCMIPPTEVANVLKTPADLARYIEEHRG; encoded by the coding sequence ATGGAACAAGAGATACTCGCCCTGTTTGAAAAGGTCTTATCCCGCAAAGTGGGCTTTAACGATGAGCTGATTGAGTCCGATATTCTCGACTCTATTTTGGCGGTCGATCTGGTGCTGGAAGTGCAGGACATTTACGGCTGCATGATCCCGCCGACCGAAGTCGCTAACGTGCTGAAGACCCCGGCGGATTTGGCCCGTTACATTGAAGAGCATCGCGGCTAA